A genomic segment from Candidatus Paceibacterota bacterium encodes:
- a CDS encoding Fe-Mn family superoxide dismutase — MEYQEQTFNLPALEGISAEQIEVHLGLYRGYVKHTNLIREKIHELEVANKEGNTYTIAELRRRFSFEFDGMRMHEYYFESLEDGAKTLEDGALKSALADKYGSFDGFIEHFKAVGMSRGIGWTVLYWDPKGETPHVAWVSDHELGVLAGLPVLIAMDMWEHAFMVDHVPAEKSAYIDAFLKNLNWSVVERRFGTL; from the coding sequence ATGGAGTATCAAGAACAAACATTTAACCTACCAGCGCTCGAAGGAATCTCAGCTGAGCAGATCGAGGTACACCTCGGGCTCTACCGCGGATACGTGAAGCACACAAACCTTATCCGCGAGAAAATCCATGAGCTGGAAGTCGCAAACAAAGAAGGAAATACATACACGATTGCTGAGCTTCGCCGACGCTTTAGCTTCGAATTCGACGGTATGCGCATGCACGAATACTACTTTGAGTCTCTTGAAGATGGTGCAAAGACACTCGAAGATGGCGCACTTAAATCGGCGCTTGCGGATAAGTACGGAAGTTTTGACGGATTCATTGAGCATTTCAAAGCAGTTGGTATGAGCCGCGGCATCGGCTGGACTGTCCTCTACTGGGACCCGAAAGGAGAAACACCACATGTCGCATGGGTTTCTGACCACGAGCTTGGTGTGCTCGCCGGGCTCCCCGTCCTCATCGCGATGGATATGTGGGAGCACGCCTTCATGGTTGACCATGTCCCCGCCGAGAAAAGCGCGTACATCGACGCCTTTCTCAAAAACCTTAACTGGAGTGTCGTCGAAAGACGATTTGGAACTCTATAG
- a CDS encoding ComEC family competence protein: protein MKFLLYIIIIGFGIGVLWRSFFDLGFAFSFFVFFLGGAVALSSLVSQERRKVLLVSFVILAVGSGVLRMDIAELKRGGIEFESRTGSEAILEGVVIDEPDRRENNTNYTVVVDHISETLVREKVRVVADSYPVFHYGDRVRLEGELMKPGGFTTDAGRYFNYAAYLSKDDIFYEMIFPEISFVSSGHGNIIKRHLFSFKHSFLESIGRLIPDPESSLLGGLVVGAKQSLGEKLQQDFRTTGIIHIVVLSGYNVTIVADAIMRALSFFPSAIGLMLGVSAIPLFAIMVGGSATIVRASIMALFVILARATGRTSDMTRGLFIAGFLMLLHNPKILIHDASFQLSFLATLGLIWLAPLLEEWLHFVPSRLQFREFATATIATQIFVLPLLLYKVGELSLVALPVNLLVLITVPITMLFGFLAGVVGFVSQSLATPFAFLAQIFLSYQLGVVDLFARLPFASLHLDTFPLWLMVGIYLLYGVVLLILIRWRRQEEESFTRMLVE, encoded by the coding sequence TGGTATCGGAGTGCTCTGGCGCTCCTTTTTTGATCTTGGATTTGCATTTTCTTTCTTTGTGTTTTTTCTCGGAGGAGCTGTTGCACTCTCTTCGCTCGTCTCTCAGGAGCGCAGAAAAGTATTGCTTGTTAGTTTTGTCATTCTTGCGGTTGGGAGCGGGGTGTTGCGCATGGATATTGCTGAACTCAAGCGTGGAGGTATCGAGTTTGAATCACGTACGGGAAGTGAAGCAATACTCGAAGGGGTTGTTATTGATGAACCGGACCGGCGCGAGAATAATACCAACTACACAGTGGTTGTAGACCACATCTCTGAGACTCTCGTCCGTGAAAAGGTCCGCGTAGTTGCGGATTCGTACCCCGTGTTTCACTATGGCGACCGTGTGCGTCTTGAGGGTGAGCTTATGAAACCGGGTGGATTCACAACAGACGCCGGTCGGTACTTTAACTACGCAGCATATCTCTCAAAGGACGACATATTTTATGAAATGATATTCCCCGAGATATCCTTTGTATCAAGTGGGCATGGAAATATTATCAAGCGTCATCTTTTTAGTTTTAAACATTCATTTCTTGAGAGTATTGGCCGACTCATCCCAGACCCGGAGAGCTCGCTTCTTGGTGGGCTCGTCGTTGGTGCGAAGCAGTCACTCGGCGAGAAGCTGCAGCAAGACTTTCGTACCACCGGTATCATCCATATTGTGGTGCTCTCCGGCTACAACGTGACCATCGTTGCAGACGCGATCATGCGCGCACTTTCATTCTTTCCGTCTGCAATCGGGCTCATGCTTGGAGTGAGCGCGATCCCTCTCTTTGCGATCATGGTTGGTGGCTCGGCAACTATTGTGCGCGCGAGCATCATGGCGCTTTTTGTGATTCTTGCGCGCGCGACTGGGCGCACAAGCGACATGACCCGGGGGCTTTTCATCGCGGGGTTTCTCATGTTGCTTCACAACCCAAAGATCCTTATTCACGACGCGTCCTTTCAACTCTCGTTCCTTGCGACGCTTGGGCTCATCTGGCTTGCGCCGCTTCTTGAGGAGTGGCTTCACTTCGTGCCGAGTCGTTTGCAATTTCGCGAGTTTGCGACGGCGACTATTGCAACGCAAATATTTGTACTGCCACTTCTTCTCTACAAGGTCGGCGAGCTCTCGCTTGTCGCTTTGCCGGTAAACCTCCTTGTGCTGATTACGGTGCCAATTACCATGCTCTTCGGGTTTCTCGCGGGTGTTGTGGGGTTTGTGAGTCAATCTCTCGCGACACCGTTTGCGTTTCTTGCGCAGATCTTTCTTTCGTATCAGCTTGGTGTGGTCGATCTCTTCGCACGACTCCCCTTTGCATCACTGCATCTCGACACTTTCCCGTTGTGGCTTATGGTTGGTATCTACCTGCTTTATGGAGTCGTTCTCTTGATTCTCATTCGTTGGCGCAGACAAGAAGAAGAGAGTTTTACACGGATGTTGGTGGAATAG